A window of Verrucomicrobiia bacterium contains these coding sequences:
- a CDS encoding ABC transporter ATP-binding protein, which produces MSGSSHAGNGRAVSLEELTKVYKRGSEEIHALQNVTFEVASGDFVAIVGPSGSGKSTLLNLIGCLDAPTSGSVELFGRHVQGLNERERTRLRRDSIGFVFQHFGLVPTLTVAENVALPALFAGRRVDDRVDELLAKVGLEHRREHRPQELSGGEMQRAAIARALVNQPSLVLADEPTGYLDNTAGEGVIDLFKASNREGLTIIVVTHNGVLAAAAKQQIELSDGRIRCCTVV; this is translated from the coding sequence ATGAGCGGCTCATCTCACGCGGGGAATGGACGGGCGGTGTCCCTTGAAGAACTAACCAAAGTCTATAAGCGTGGCAGTGAGGAAATACACGCCCTGCAGAACGTCACCTTTGAAGTCGCGTCTGGGGATTTTGTTGCGATCGTTGGCCCATCCGGGTCAGGCAAATCGACCCTGTTGAACTTAATTGGTTGCCTGGACGCCCCCACCTCGGGCTCAGTGGAACTCTTTGGCAGACACGTGCAGGGCCTGAATGAGCGAGAGCGGACACGTCTGCGCAGGGACTCGATTGGTTTTGTATTCCAACATTTCGGTCTGGTGCCCACGCTAACGGTGGCGGAGAACGTTGCCTTGCCGGCTCTTTTTGCCGGGCGCAGGGTGGATGATCGTGTGGATGAGCTGCTTGCCAAGGTTGGGCTGGAGCATCGGCGCGAGCACCGGCCACAGGAGCTATCCGGGGGCGAGATGCAGCGCGCGGCCATTGCCCGGGCGCTGGTGAACCAACCATCATTGGTTCTCGCGGACGAACCGACGGGCTATCTGGACAACACCGCCGGAGAGGGGGTTATCGACCTTTTTAAGGCATCGAACCGGGAAGGCCTCACTATCATCGTTGTGACCCATAATGGGGTGTTGGCCGCCGCCGCCAAGCAACAGATCGAACTCAGCGATGGTCGAATCCGGTGTTGCACCGTTGTATGA
- a CDS encoding histidine kinase yields the protein MLQRRWARWALGLFFWTLLGISFASQFYISSAKAGLDVSWKQAVRYSLGDWYVFALLSVPVIWLAQRFRFEAGSRGRSLAAHAIVGVVFSLMYMVLRAWVGQWQSGASFGEAFRPLLVKTWHFNLLVYWVIVAVSQAFDYYRKYRERELRASELERGLAQAKLKALQMQLNPHFLFNTLHSISSLMHKDVEAADRMIMRLSDLLRAALDGADTQEVPLRKELQWLELYLEIERTRFGDRLTVKMDIAPDTLEARVPNLILQPLVENAIRHGIEPRARPGQIELRAQRQGDALALGVSDNGPGLRDDAPAREGIGLSNTRARLRELYGPQHSFELLRSPEGGLRVDLSIPFRAEKQ from the coding sequence GTGCTCCAGAGGCGATGGGCGCGGTGGGCCTTGGGGTTGTTTTTTTGGACGCTGCTGGGCATTTCCTTCGCGAGCCAATTCTACATTTCGAGCGCCAAGGCGGGCCTCGATGTAAGCTGGAAACAGGCCGTCCGCTACTCCCTGGGCGATTGGTACGTCTTCGCCTTGCTTTCCGTTCCCGTAATTTGGCTGGCGCAGCGGTTCCGGTTCGAAGCCGGGAGCCGGGGCCGGAGCCTGGCCGCCCATGCCATCGTGGGGGTGGTTTTCTCACTCATGTATATGGTCCTGCGGGCCTGGGTTGGGCAATGGCAAAGCGGCGCGAGTTTCGGCGAGGCCTTCAGGCCCCTGCTGGTGAAAACGTGGCATTTCAATTTGCTGGTGTATTGGGTCATCGTGGCGGTGAGCCAGGCCTTCGATTATTACCGCAAGTACCGCGAACGCGAGTTGCGCGCATCGGAACTCGAAAGGGGCCTTGCCCAGGCCAAGCTCAAGGCGCTCCAGATGCAGTTGAATCCCCATTTCCTGTTCAACACGCTTCACTCGATCTCTTCGCTCATGCACAAGGATGTCGAAGCGGCTGACCGAATGATTATGCGCCTGAGCGATTTGCTGCGCGCCGCTCTCGATGGCGCCGATACCCAGGAAGTCCCGCTCCGCAAAGAACTGCAGTGGCTCGAACTCTACCTCGAAATTGAACGCACACGCTTTGGGGACCGCCTCACGGTAAAAATGGACATTGCGCCCGATACACTCGAGGCGCGTGTGCCCAATCTCATCCTGCAACCCCTGGTCGAAAACGCCATCCGCCATGGCATCGAGCCCCGCGCGCGCCCCGGCCAGATCGAGTTGCGCGCCCAGCGCCAGGGCGATGCCCTGGCCCTGGGGGTTTCTGATAACGGCCCCGGTCTTCGGGACGATGCGCCGGCCCGCGAAGGCATCGGCTTATCCAATACGCGCGCCCGTTTGCGCGAGCTTTACGGCCCCCAACATAGCTTTGAATTGCTCCGCAGCCCGGAAGGCGGACTGCGGGTGGATTTGAGCATCCCGTTCCGGGCCGAGAAACAATGA
- a CDS encoding CRTAC1 family protein translates to MRLAVRDKLIERLARRAPVLLLLGLWTLPLRGEDMPLAKFTDITAAAGITFVHQNGAYGDKLLPETLGGGVAFFDFDNDGRQDLLFINSCYWPGHIPKDKPAPTMALYRNDGHGHFTDVTAGSGLDVTFYGMGVAIGDYDNDGLPDVFVTGVGGNHLFHNEGHGKFRDVTAQAGVGGSGQDWSTGAAWIDYDNDGKLDLFVCNYVQWSADIDRAKSYELPNIGRAYGPPRNFAGTFPRLYHNDGGGHFTDVSAKAGVQIKDPATGLPMAKSLAVAPVDVDNDGWIDLVVANDTVPNFLFHNEHNGTFKEIGARSGIAFDAYGLVRGAMGIDSARFRNDDALGIAIGNFANEMNALYVAQRDSLVFADEATKEGMGPASQKLLKFGLFFFDYDLDGRLDVLTANGHLEPEINRVLPDQQYRQPAQLFWNRGGKALSFVPVPVEKCGPALLKPIVGRGSAFADIDGDGDLDVVITQIAGPPLLLRNDQKLGHHWVRLKLIGTKSNRDAIGAWVKTRVGGRALSRQVMPTRSYLSQSELPVTIGLGTAERIDSLEITWPSGTKQPVAPPPLDRLMIITEPR, encoded by the coding sequence ATGCGATTGGCAGTAAGAGACAAACTTATTGAGAGGTTGGCGCGCAGAGCCCCGGTCCTGCTGTTGCTGGGGCTTTGGACCTTACCCCTTCGGGGCGAGGACATGCCGCTGGCAAAATTCACTGATATTACTGCTGCGGCGGGGATTACTTTCGTGCATCAGAATGGGGCCTATGGGGACAAGTTGCTGCCTGAGACTTTGGGCGGGGGTGTAGCCTTCTTCGATTTTGACAACGACGGGCGCCAGGATTTGCTCTTTATCAATTCCTGTTATTGGCCGGGGCACATTCCCAAGGACAAACCGGCGCCCACCATGGCGCTCTATCGCAATGACGGGCATGGGCATTTCACAGATGTGACCGCCGGCTCTGGCCTGGATGTGACCTTTTATGGGATGGGCGTCGCGATTGGCGATTACGACAACGACGGTCTGCCGGATGTCTTCGTCACCGGGGTTGGCGGGAATCACCTGTTCCATAACGAGGGTCACGGCAAGTTCCGGGATGTGACGGCCCAGGCGGGTGTGGGCGGGAGCGGCCAGGACTGGAGCACGGGGGCGGCCTGGATCGACTACGACAATGACGGGAAACTGGACCTGTTTGTCTGCAATTATGTCCAGTGGTCGGCTGACATCGATCGGGCTAAGAGCTATGAATTGCCCAATATTGGCCGCGCTTATGGTCCGCCGCGTAATTTCGCCGGGACTTTTCCCAGACTCTACCATAACGACGGCGGAGGCCATTTCACCGATGTCTCAGCCAAAGCGGGGGTGCAGATTAAAGACCCGGCCACCGGCCTGCCGATGGCCAAGTCCCTCGCTGTCGCGCCGGTGGACGTCGATAATGATGGCTGGATTGACCTGGTGGTGGCCAACGATACCGTCCCCAATTTTTTGTTCCATAACGAGCACAACGGCACGTTCAAAGAGATTGGCGCGCGGTCCGGCATCGCGTTCGACGCCTATGGTTTGGTGCGCGGCGCAATGGGCATCGACTCCGCCCGGTTCCGCAACGATGACGCCCTGGGCATCGCGATTGGGAATTTTGCCAACGAGATGAACGCGCTCTATGTCGCCCAGCGCGACTCGCTGGTGTTTGCCGACGAGGCGACCAAGGAAGGGATGGGGCCGGCCAGCCAAAAGCTGTTGAAATTCGGACTGTTTTTCTTCGACTACGACCTAGACGGACGGCTTGATGTCCTCACCGCCAACGGCCATCTCGAACCCGAAATCAACCGTGTCTTGCCCGACCAACAGTACCGCCAGCCGGCACAACTCTTCTGGAACCGCGGCGGCAAAGCATTGAGCTTTGTGCCGGTGCCCGTCGAGAAATGCGGTCCGGCCCTTCTCAAACCGATTGTAGGCCGAGGCTCCGCCTTTGCCGATATTGACGGGGACGGCGACCTGGATGTTGTCATCACTCAGATTGCCGGCCCGCCGTTGCTCCTGCGCAACGATCAAAAACTGGGCCATCATTGGGTGCGGCTGAAGTTGATAGGAACCAAAAGCAATCGCGACGCCATCGGGGCATGGGTCAAGACGCGGGTTGGCGGGCGCGCTCTCTCACGCCAGGTGATGCCCACCCGCAGCTATCTCTCTCAATCCGAGTTGCCCGTCACCATTGGGCTCGGGACAGCCGAGAGAATTGACAGCCTGGAAATCACCTGGCCAAGCGGCACGAAACAGCCGGTAGCCCCACCCCCTTTGGACCGCCTCATGATTATCACCGAACCGCGTTAA
- a CDS encoding ABC transporter permease, producing MMTWFELASKQWRGRPLRAGVTGAGVGIATAALFSLLSFQQGYRKGVQRELDGLGAQILLVPKGCPYDATSMALHGASWPCYLKEEYLSEVRSVPGVATAVPMLMSAVSGAGSSAVIYVGVEQNILALRHRWRISGSFPKQNGAILAGSEAARRYGWHAGQEVRLPGMPNQTATVVGILEPTQAAEDAFIYLGLKDAQHRFNHPNELTHILIRLADPNDLQGAVAQLRGCDAGLAMNVVPLAHIFRTIQSLVNSTRLLLGAMALVAWLVAGTGVCNTILIAVSERIGEIGVLRAIGASPMDIFRLIWLETVQVCLVGSLAGMGGALAASRWVEGWARARLPFAPADSLIHFEWWIAGVCLGCAFVLGTLAGSLPVWHAVRVSPQTAIRAKGLGV from the coding sequence ATGATGACCTGGTTCGAACTGGCATCCAAACAATGGCGCGGGCGGCCGTTGCGGGCAGGCGTTACCGGCGCCGGAGTCGGCATTGCCACAGCGGCGCTGTTCAGCCTGCTCTCCTTCCAACAGGGTTATCGCAAGGGCGTTCAGAGGGAACTCGACGGTTTGGGCGCCCAGATATTGCTCGTCCCGAAGGGTTGTCCTTATGACGCCACCTCGATGGCCTTGCATGGAGCCAGTTGGCCTTGCTATCTGAAGGAGGAATATCTGAGTGAAGTCCGCAGCGTCCCTGGCGTAGCAACTGCGGTTCCCATGTTGATGTCGGCCGTGTCCGGTGCTGGCTCCAGCGCCGTGATCTATGTGGGGGTGGAACAGAACATCCTTGCCCTGCGCCACCGATGGCGAATTAGCGGGAGTTTCCCCAAACAGAACGGCGCTATTTTAGCTGGTTCAGAGGCTGCCCGGCGTTATGGCTGGCATGCCGGCCAAGAGGTGCGATTGCCCGGGATGCCCAACCAAACGGCCACTGTCGTTGGAATTCTCGAACCGACCCAAGCTGCGGAGGATGCATTCATCTACCTGGGTCTAAAGGATGCCCAACATCGCTTCAATCACCCCAATGAGCTGACTCACATCCTCATCCGGCTCGCCGACCCAAATGATCTCCAAGGCGCGGTTGCCCAATTGCGGGGTTGTGACGCGGGCTTGGCCATGAACGTTGTTCCGCTGGCCCACATCTTCCGAACCATTCAATCGCTAGTCAATTCGACCCGTTTGCTCCTTGGGGCAATGGCCCTGGTGGCATGGCTGGTGGCAGGCACCGGCGTCTGCAATACGATTCTCATCGCCGTCAGCGAACGAATTGGCGAAATCGGCGTGTTGCGTGCGATCGGGGCATCGCCGATGGATATTTTCCGTCTCATTTGGCTCGAAACGGTGCAGGTTTGCCTCGTGGGCAGTTTGGCCGGCATGGGCGGAGCCTTGGCTGCCTCGCGTTGGGTCGAAGGTTGGGCGCGAGCCAGGCTTCCATTCGCGCCCGCGGACTCGCTGATCCATTTCGAGTGGTGGATTGCGGGGGTTTGCCTTGGATGTGCCTTTGTACTCGGGACGTTGGCCGGCTCGCTCCCCGTCTGGCACGCAGTGCGTGTTTCGCCGCAGACGGCTATCCGCGCGAAAGGTTTGGGTGTATGA
- a CDS encoding FtsX-like permease family protein: MWRIAFRNLVRRPWRTTLVLAGLALAVAVLGSLLSFGHGYQQALETEISQMGVQLMLVPLGCPYDAAARVIKGKGLDTSLPYSALGLVQRDPAVSVAAPLLMVAVNRSRYGQADMWVGLDEAALALKPWWHAASGSSWFNGEDSVVLGSDAAEIEMRSPGDLFFSPETGFKLRVAGVLERSGTSDDSMFFVPLRTAERMFHQTGRLTAVAVRLKDPAQLPEASARLQRIAGAQVVTLAEMMGTFLNLVGSVRTLLLSIALVALTVSVLGILNTLLAAVLERTRELAVMRAVGASRAQVVLLIVAEALLLSGMGSVAGIGLSLAAGQAIEHFLKQLMPLAPAQSLLAPTPRIFFECAALGVAAGLVGCLYPGWRAARLHPAEALRSE; this comes from the coding sequence ATGTGGAGGATTGCTTTTCGAAACCTGGTCCGGCGCCCCTGGCGAACCACCCTGGTTCTCGCAGGCTTGGCCTTGGCGGTGGCGGTGCTGGGCTCTCTGCTGTCCTTTGGCCATGGGTACCAACAAGCCTTGGAGACTGAGATCAGCCAGATGGGTGTCCAGTTGATGCTGGTCCCCTTGGGATGCCCTTATGACGCGGCCGCACGGGTGATAAAAGGCAAAGGCCTGGATACCTCTCTGCCTTACTCGGCTCTTGGGCTCGTACAACGCGACCCGGCAGTCTCTGTAGCCGCGCCTCTGCTCATGGTGGCGGTCAATCGCTCCCGTTACGGCCAGGCAGATATGTGGGTGGGACTGGATGAGGCTGCCCTGGCGCTTAAACCGTGGTGGCACGCGGCATCAGGCTCTTCATGGTTTAATGGCGAGGATTCTGTCGTGCTGGGTTCTGATGCCGCCGAGATCGAAATGCGATCCCCCGGTGATTTGTTTTTCAGCCCTGAAACCGGCTTTAAATTGCGAGTGGCGGGCGTGCTGGAGCGCAGCGGCACGAGCGATGACAGCATGTTTTTCGTTCCTCTGCGCACAGCCGAGCGCATGTTCCATCAAACTGGCCGTCTCACAGCGGTTGCCGTGCGCCTGAAAGACCCAGCCCAATTGCCTGAGGCCAGCGCCCGGTTGCAGCGAATCGCAGGGGCGCAGGTCGTCACGCTGGCCGAGATGATGGGCACTTTTCTGAATCTGGTAGGCTCAGTGCGCACGCTCCTATTGTCGATTGCGTTGGTAGCACTGACAGTCAGCGTGCTGGGAATTCTCAATACTTTATTGGCCGCGGTGCTTGAGCGGACCCGGGAATTGGCCGTCATGCGCGCCGTGGGGGCCTCCCGAGCGCAGGTCGTTTTGCTAATTGTTGCCGAGGCGCTCCTACTGAGCGGCATGGGCAGCGTGGCAGGCATCGGTCTTTCGCTGGCCGCTGGACAGGCTATCGAGCATTTCCTGAAGCAGCTTATGCCGCTGGCCCCGGCGCAATCTCTCTTGGCCCCAACACCCCGCATTTTCTTCGAGTGCGCCGCTTTGGGGGTGGCGGCTGGGCTAGTCGGCTGCTTGTACCCGGGTTGGCGGGCAGCTCGCCTCCATCCCGCCGAAGCCCTAAGGAGTGAATGA
- a CDS encoding LytTR family DNA-binding domain-containing protein — protein sequence MKVRTLIVDDEELARDRLRQLLRNQPEVELVGECADGRQAVASIHELSPDLIFLDIQIPELDGFGVLEAINSEPMPVIVFVTAHDKFALRAFEVHAVDYLLKPFDRERFQTALNRALEQVKHRGASEHAEGQTAVLAELNPTAKSFERIAVKSGGRVLLLKVADIDWVQSAHNYVELHVQAQAHFLRETMGSLEKRLPPDKFVRISRSVIVNIERVKELQPLFCGEYAVTLHNGTKLTLSRRYRNKLTVFGLG from the coding sequence ATGAAAGTCCGAACACTGATTGTGGATGACGAGGAGTTGGCGCGCGACCGGTTGCGCCAGTTGCTGCGAAACCAGCCCGAGGTTGAATTGGTTGGTGAATGCGCCGATGGCCGCCAGGCGGTCGCCTCTATCCACGAGTTGTCACCCGACCTGATCTTTTTGGACATCCAGATTCCCGAGCTGGATGGGTTCGGCGTGCTGGAAGCCATCAACTCCGAACCGATGCCTGTTATCGTCTTTGTCACCGCTCACGATAAATTCGCCCTTCGCGCCTTTGAAGTTCATGCGGTCGATTACCTGTTGAAACCGTTCGACCGCGAGCGCTTTCAAACCGCCTTGAACCGGGCTCTCGAACAAGTCAAACACCGCGGCGCTAGCGAGCACGCAGAGGGCCAAACAGCCGTGCTCGCCGAACTGAACCCCACGGCAAAATCATTCGAACGTATCGCGGTAAAGTCCGGCGGGCGCGTCCTCCTGCTGAAAGTCGCCGATATCGATTGGGTGCAGTCGGCGCATAATTACGTCGAGCTGCACGTCCAGGCCCAGGCCCACTTCCTGCGTGAAACGATGGGCTCGCTGGAAAAGCGGCTCCCACCGGACAAATTCGTTCGCATCAGCCGCTCGGTCATCGTGAACATCGAGCGCGTCAAGGAACTCCAGCCTCTTTTCTGCGGCGAATATGCCGTCACGCTGCACAACGGGACCAAGCTTACGTTGAGCAGACGGTACCGAAACAAGCTGACTGTGTTTGGATTGGGATGA
- a CDS encoding tetratricopeptide repeat protein has translation MSIDAADETNAPRKRYARAVGPRLRLLLYFIFGLVALLGANSAYLASITFLEWVKGITYQNYFYQCMFLAHLALGLLLLAPFIFFGAFHIKNAYNRPNRRAVRVGYALFAISLALLFTGLALMRFDFFVIKDPRVRSPLYWAHVITPLLAVWLYILHRLAGPRIKWRVGIGWAGAVAVVVLAMVVLHSHDPRKWNVPGPKEGEKYFYPSLARTATGNFIPARAMMLNEYCLECHKDSYTTWFHSAHHFSSFNNPPYLFSVRETRQVSLKRDGNVRAARWCAGCHDVVPFFSGAFDNPKFDDVHDPTSQAGITCVACHSITHVNSTRGNADYTIEEPILYPFTFSSNPLLRYVNRTLVKAKPEFHKKTFLKPFHKTAEFCSTCHKVSVPYELNKYKEFLRGQNHYDTYLLSGVSGHGARSFYYPDKAKQNCAACHMPLMPSDDFAARFNDPSATNQVLTVHNHFFPGANTGIAHILKDEVAEKGEEQFLKGTLRVDIFGIKDGGAIDSPLTAPLRPKVPALKPGHKYLLEVVLRTLTVGHPFSQGTVDSNEIWVDAKVRAGSRLLGSSGGLGPCNEVDAWSHFVNVFMLDKDGNRIDRRNPQDIFTPLYNHQIPPGAGQVVHYAFTVPQDQRDPIEVEVGLKYRKFDTIYMNYVFGSHYTNGAPFTVTNDLPITTIASDTLTFPMGSSETPDCPPSAIPEWQRWNDYGIGLLLEGERGSEKGELIQAAQAFEEVEKLGRADGPVNLARVYYKEGRLDDAVAALQRAMEFQPPAPRWTLAWLNGQVDKANGFLDKAIGDYRSILEDRYPELDRRDLDFTKDYEVINELGQTYVERAKADRAQPERYRQWLRLALEQFNNALALDSENVTTHYNLALIYAALGDEKQAEEHRRLHERFRPDDNATDRAISMARRANKAADHAAQAIVIYPLQ, from the coding sequence ATGAGCATCGATGCTGCGGATGAAACAAACGCGCCTCGCAAACGCTACGCGCGGGCCGTCGGGCCGCGGCTGCGTCTGCTTCTGTATTTCATATTCGGGTTGGTGGCGTTGCTGGGAGCCAATTCAGCTTACCTGGCCAGCATTACGTTTTTGGAATGGGTCAAGGGCATCACCTACCAGAATTATTTCTACCAGTGCATGTTCCTGGCGCATCTGGCGCTGGGACTGTTGCTCCTGGCGCCGTTCATATTCTTCGGGGCCTTCCATATTAAGAACGCGTACAATCGCCCGAATCGGCGGGCGGTGCGGGTGGGTTATGCGCTCTTTGCCATCAGCCTGGCGCTCCTGTTCACCGGGCTCGCCCTGATGCGCTTTGATTTTTTTGTCATCAAGGACCCGCGCGTCCGCTCGCCCCTTTACTGGGCGCATGTGATCACCCCGTTGCTGGCCGTGTGGCTTTATATCCTGCACCGGCTGGCCGGGCCGCGCATTAAATGGCGTGTGGGCATTGGCTGGGCCGGGGCGGTGGCGGTTGTCGTGCTGGCGATGGTCGTGCTCCATTCGCATGACCCCCGCAAATGGAATGTCCCCGGCCCAAAAGAAGGAGAGAAATATTTTTATCCGTCGCTCGCCCGCACCGCCACCGGCAATTTCATTCCCGCCCGGGCGATGATGCTCAACGAATACTGTCTCGAATGCCACAAGGACAGCTACACGACCTGGTTTCACAGCGCCCATCATTTCAGTTCATTTAACAACCCGCCTTACCTGTTCAGCGTGCGTGAAACGCGGCAGGTCTCGCTCAAGCGCGATGGCAATGTCCGCGCCGCGCGCTGGTGCGCCGGGTGCCATGATGTGGTGCCCTTTTTCAGCGGGGCCTTTGATAATCCCAAGTTCGATGACGTGCACGACCCGACGTCACAAGCCGGCATAACGTGCGTTGCCTGTCATTCGATCACCCACGTCAACAGCACGCGGGGCAACGCCGATTACACCATCGAGGAACCGATCCTGTACCCATTCACCTTTAGCTCCAACCCGCTCCTGCGTTATGTCAACCGCACGCTAGTCAAAGCCAAACCCGAGTTTCACAAGAAGACCTTCCTCAAACCGTTTCATAAAACCGCCGAGTTCTGCTCGACCTGCCACAAGGTCAGCGTCCCGTATGAACTCAACAAGTACAAGGAATTTCTCCGGGGCCAAAATCATTATGATACCTACCTGCTGAGCGGCGTTTCGGGCCATGGCGCCCGCAGCTTTTATTACCCGGACAAGGCCAAGCAGAACTGCGCCGCCTGCCACATGCCCCTGATGCCTTCCGATGATTTTGCGGCGAGATTTAACGACCCGAGCGCGACCAACCAGGTGCTGACGGTGCACAATCATTTCTTCCCCGGCGCCAACACCGGCATTGCGCATATCCTGAAGGATGAGGTTGCAGAAAAGGGGGAAGAGCAGTTTCTCAAGGGCACGTTGCGTGTGGACATCTTCGGCATCAAAGACGGCGGCGCAATTGATTCTCCGCTGACAGCCCCGTTGCGCCCGAAGGTTCCGGCTCTCAAACCCGGCCACAAGTACCTGCTGGAAGTGGTTCTGCGCACGCTCACGGTGGGACATCCATTCAGCCAGGGCACCGTTGATTCCAATGAGATTTGGGTCGATGCCAAAGTACGGGCCGGTTCACGGCTCCTCGGCAGCAGTGGCGGGCTTGGCCCTTGTAATGAAGTCGATGCGTGGTCTCATTTCGTGAATGTGTTCATGCTCGATAAAGATGGCAATCGCATCGACCGGCGCAATCCGCAGGACATTTTCACACCGCTGTACAATCACCAGATCCCGCCTGGCGCCGGCCAGGTGGTCCACTATGCCTTCACTGTTCCGCAAGACCAGCGTGACCCGATCGAGGTCGAAGTTGGGCTGAAGTATCGAAAGTTCGACACCATTTATATGAATTATGTCTTTGGCAGCCATTACACAAACGGCGCGCCTTTCACCGTCACGAACGATTTACCCATTACCACTATCGCCTCCGACACGCTCACGTTCCCGATGGGCTCATCCGAGACTCCCGATTGCCCGCCCTCCGCCATCCCCGAGTGGCAGCGCTGGAATGATTATGGCATCGGCTTGCTCTTGGAAGGCGAACGGGGCAGCGAGAAAGGCGAACTCATCCAAGCCGCGCAGGCCTTTGAGGAGGTGGAGAAGCTGGGGCGCGCGGACGGACCGGTAAACCTGGCGCGGGTGTATTACAAGGAAGGCCGGCTCGACGACGCGGTGGCCGCTTTGCAACGCGCGATGGAGTTCCAGCCCCCGGCGCCGCGCTGGACGCTGGCGTGGCTCAACGGCCAGGTGGACAAGGCCAACGGGTTCCTGGACAAAGCCATCGGGGATTACCGCAGCATTCTCGAAGACCGCTACCCGGAGTTGGACCGGCGTGATTTGGATTTCACCAAAGACTATGAAGTGATTAATGAGCTGGGCCAAACGTACGTCGAGCGCGCCAAGGCCGACCGCGCGCAACCCGAGCGCTACCGGCAATGGCTGCGCCTGGCGCTGGAACAGTTCAATAACGCCCTGGCACTCGACTCGGAGAACGTCACCACCCATTACAACCTGGCGCTCATCTATGCAGCCTTGGGAGATGAAAAACAGGCCGAGGAACATCGCCGCCTCCATGAGCGGTTTCGGCCTGATGACAATGCCACCGACCGGGCCATCAGCATGGCGCGCCGGGCGAATAAAGCCGCCGACCACGCCGCGCAGGCCATCGTGATTTATCCTTTACAATGA
- a CDS encoding type II secretion system protein, whose product MSTKKRLAYVGFTLIELLVVIAIIAILASMLLPALAKAKEKARRTSCVSNAKQIALAMKMYVDDNNGNYPPRFPDPASGAAFPCKPCRTADWRPYAIPYISGTTNSTNSSRVFVCMADTGIPQAIAADPFNSLNPRPARFSDFYGSSYCLNTVMTRLGKEAAVLMPADTFMGAEIWSWHQPFAVVDFKGATKRPIRVAYFCDAHATITSEQFIQQQCAPPAAPGIGPVP is encoded by the coding sequence ATGTCCACCAAAAAACGGCTTGCGTATGTCGGCTTTACTCTCATCGAATTACTCGTCGTCATCGCTATTATTGCGATTTTGGCGAGCATGCTCTTACCTGCTTTGGCGAAGGCCAAAGAGAAGGCGCGCCGCACCTCTTGCGTCTCTAACGCGAAGCAAATCGCGCTTGCGATGAAGATGTATGTGGATGACAACAATGGAAATTACCCGCCGCGATTTCCCGATCCAGCCAGCGGGGCAGCTTTTCCGTGTAAACCGTGCCGCACTGCGGATTGGCGGCCTTATGCCATTCCTTATATATCCGGCACCACCAACTCAACCAACTCGAGTCGCGTCTTTGTGTGCATGGCAGATACTGGCATCCCGCAAGCAATCGCGGCGGACCCCTTTAACTCCCTCAACCCGCGTCCGGCGCGCTTTTCGGATTTTTACGGCAGTTCCTATTGCCTGAACACAGTGATGACGCGCTTGGGCAAAGAAGCGGCAGTCTTGATGCCTGCCGATACGTTTATGGGAGCGGAGATTTGGTCCTGGCACCAGCCGTTTGCCGTCGTGGACTTCAAAGGGGCAACCAAGAGGCCAATTCGGGTAGCTTATTTCTGCGATGCGCACGCGACCATCACTTCCGAACAATTCATCCAGCAACAGTGCGCGCCCCCGGCGGCCCCGGGGATTGGTCCCGTGCCTTGA